A part of Botrytis cinerea B05.10 chromosome 2, complete sequence genomic DNA contains:
- the Bcslx1 gene encoding Bcslx1, whose translation MLRQQMPIDRPIPSFYGCYLLRSTIRHSALYVGSTPNPVRRLRQHNGLVKGGAVRTSRGNLRPWEMACIVTGFPTSIAALQFEWAWQNPHITLHIPPSSRISHATQKKRSGHPKRPRHTLQSLLSNLHILLTVPSFSRWPLEIKFFAPDVHRAWLKWSKAATGSLRDTLPIITDFPPAESQVNDEDGEITDRPYGIEALNVAYEDTKSHLEKGERIFHSEMKESCNICNQDLQHNSGLYTICPNINCHSITHMTCLSQHFLRAEKNEQSGEELIPVQGMCPGCRMDIRWNDVVKELSLRMRGQKVVEKLLGAKRVKKGKGIATSQEVVESEGDEEEEEEEEKEQELVDYFDADEFHARNVAQEENGFVDYLDDDDSDAVSNISMESSKSPKRKRTIGPFSKAKLIAVIEDSDVDEEIEGEELER comes from the exons ATGCTTCGTCAACAAATGCCCATCGATCGCCCAATTCCTTCATTTTATGGTTGCTACCTTCTGCGTTCAACCATTCGACATAGTGCTTTATATGTTGGTTCCACTCCCAATCCAG TCAGACGACTCCGGCAGCATAATGGATTGGTAAAGGGTGGTGCCGTGAGAACAAGTCGAGGTAATTTGAGACCGTGGGAAATGGCGTGTATCGTTACCGGGTTTCCTACTTCCATTGCCGCTCTACAATTTGA ATGGGCCTGGCAAAATCCACACATAACTCTTCACATCCCACCATCGTCACGAATTTCACATGCAACTCAAAAGAAACGATCAGGACATCCAAAAAGACCTCGACATACCCTGCAATCACTCTTATCAAATCTACATATTTTACTTACTGTTCCATCATTTTCACGATGGCcattagaaataaaattctttgCACCAGACGTCCATAGAGCTTGGCTTAAATGGTCGAAAGCCGCCACCGGATCTCTGAGGGATACTTTGCCTATCATCACCGATTTTCCCCCAGCGGAATCACAAGtgaatgatgaggatggggagaTAACAGACCGACCCTATGGAATTGAAGCTTTGAACGTAGCCTATGAGGACACCAAATCGCATTTGGAGAAGGGGGAACGAATATTTCACTCGGAGATGAAAGAATCTTGCAACATTTGCAACCAAGACCTTCAACACAACTCGGGTCTCTACACCATTTGTCCGAATATCAATTGTCATTCTATCACTCACATGACATGCTTGAGTCAACATTTTCTTCGGGCCGAGAAGAATGAGCAATCGGGTGAAGAATTGATTCCTGTTCAAGGGATGTGTCCTGGCTGTCGGATGGACATTCGATGGAACGATGTGGTGAAAGAATTATCTCTTCGGATGAGAGGTCAAAAGGTTGTGGAGAAATTGTTGGGAGCGAAAAGAGtaaagaagggaaagggcATTGCAACGTCTCAGGAAGTTGTGGAATCTGAGGGtgacgaggaggaagaagaggaggaggagaaggaacaAGAATTGGTGGACTACTTTGACGCAGATGAATTCCATGCACGAAATGTCGCCCAAGAGGAAAATGGTTTCGTGGATTATCTCGATGACGACGACTCCGATGCTGTGTCTAATATCAGTATGGAAAGCAGCAAATCACCAAAGCGAAAGAGGACAATCGGCCCTTTTAGCAAAGCAAAGCTTATTGCTGTTATTGAGGACAGCGATGtggatgaagagattgaaggagaagaattggagCGATGA